Proteins from one Candidatus Nitrospira nitrosa genomic window:
- a CDS encoding segregation and condensation protein A, translating to MESQADGFEQTELPYKVRIENFEGPLDLLLHLIKKNEINIYDIPVALITQQYIEYLEAMEELNLNVAGDFLVMAATLLQIKSKMLLPADEVTDDEEEGPDPREELVRRLLEYKAYKEAARQLDDQEKMWREIFWREDAYQIEAVAEEDLPLENVSLFDLVDALKKVLERNPDSRLIEIVPDNLTVRERMNLILETLEGKDSVSFAALFEGSIHRMMVVVTFLALLELMRLRVARVFQAETFGPILVSRMFSLVPDPAELDDVDAEWRGA from the coding sequence GTGGAATCCCAAGCCGACGGGTTTGAGCAAACAGAGCTGCCGTATAAGGTCCGCATCGAAAATTTCGAGGGACCACTGGACCTCCTGCTCCATCTCATCAAGAAAAATGAGATCAATATTTACGACATTCCCGTCGCTCTGATTACCCAGCAGTACATCGAGTACCTGGAGGCGATGGAAGAACTCAACCTCAATGTCGCGGGAGATTTTTTAGTGATGGCGGCGACGCTGTTGCAAATCAAGTCCAAGATGCTGTTGCCCGCTGACGAGGTCACCGACGACGAAGAGGAGGGGCCTGATCCGCGGGAAGAGCTGGTCCGTCGGTTGCTTGAATATAAGGCTTACAAGGAGGCTGCGCGGCAGCTCGATGATCAAGAGAAAATGTGGCGTGAGATCTTTTGGCGTGAGGACGCCTATCAGATCGAAGCAGTCGCTGAAGAGGATCTTCCTCTCGAAAATGTCTCATTGTTCGATCTGGTTGATGCACTCAAAAAAGTGCTTGAGCGTAATCCGGACAGCCGGCTCATCGAGATCGTGCCCGACAATCTCACGGTGCGGGAACGGATGAATCTCATCCTGGAAACGCTTGAGGGCAAAGACTCGGTCTCGTTCGCGGCGCTGTTTGAAGGATCGATCCATCGGATGATGGTGGTGGTGACGTTTTTGGCGTTGCTGGAATTGATGCGGTTGCGAGTCGCCCGCGTGTTCCAAGCCGAAACCTTCGGGCCGATTCTGGTCTCGCGGATGTTCTCGTTGGTGCCCGATCCAGCAGAGCTGGACGATGTTGATGCGGAATGGAGGGGAGCATGA
- a CDS encoding HoxN/HupN/NixA family nickel/cobalt transporter, which produces MPETELLTLLGVGFLLGLRHALDTDHLAAVSTVLAERPSLLASGAVGLWWGIGHTLTLLLVGSVVLAWGLHIPAQFEMAAEAGVALLLIILGGTLARKLYRERWHVHSHQHDGEQHVHFHSHQRQEGHGHRHWIVESIRPLCIGMAHGLAGSAALMLMILATTTDMTSGLLSILIFGIGSIIGMMMIGLTISIPVIYSRSLNQRLFRGVQGAASLASVSVGLWMLVTLARSATGN; this is translated from the coding sequence ATGCCTGAAACAGAATTGTTGACCTTACTTGGGGTTGGCTTCCTGCTTGGGCTCCGGCATGCCTTGGATACCGACCATCTTGCGGCGGTGTCGACTGTGCTTGCCGAGCGACCCTCGCTCCTGGCATCGGGAGCGGTTGGATTATGGTGGGGAATCGGGCATACCCTGACGCTGCTACTTGTCGGATCGGTCGTGCTTGCCTGGGGACTGCACATTCCTGCTCAATTCGAAATGGCCGCCGAAGCGGGAGTCGCCCTGCTCCTGATTATTCTCGGTGGGACGCTCGCCAGAAAACTCTATCGGGAGCGATGGCACGTGCACAGCCATCAGCACGATGGCGAGCAGCACGTACACTTCCATAGCCATCAACGACAAGAAGGTCACGGTCATCGGCATTGGATCGTGGAGTCGATCCGTCCTCTCTGTATCGGGATGGCGCACGGGTTGGCCGGATCAGCGGCATTGATGTTGATGATTCTTGCGACGACAACCGATATGACGTCGGGACTCTTGTCGATTCTGATCTTCGGCATCGGTTCGATCATCGGTATGATGATGATCGGTCTGACGATCAGTATTCCGGTTATTTATTCACGATCGCTCAATCAGCGACTGTTCAGGGGCGTGCAGGGAGCAGCCAGTCTTGCCAGCGTGTCGGTAGGCCTCTGGATGTTGGTGACGTTGGCACGGTCGGCTACGGGGAATTGA
- a CDS encoding urease subunit gamma: MRLSPREQDKLMIYVAAQVAGDRKRRGLKLNHPEAVAYMTAAVLEGIREGKTVAELMTYGTKLLSRNDVMPGVPEMIRDFQVEGTFPDGTKLVTVHNPIP, encoded by the coding sequence ATGCGTCTAAGTCCGAGAGAACAGGACAAACTGATGATTTATGTGGCGGCGCAGGTTGCGGGCGACCGCAAGAGGCGCGGTCTCAAGCTGAACCATCCGGAGGCTGTCGCCTATATGACCGCTGCCGTATTGGAAGGAATTCGTGAAGGCAAAACGGTTGCGGAATTGATGACCTACGGGACGAAGCTTCTGTCACGCAATGATGTCATGCCCGGCGTGCCGGAGATGATTCGTGATTTTCAGGTCGAAGGGACGTTCCCAGATGGAACCAAGCTCGTGACCGTTCACAATCCGATTCCGTAA
- the ureC gene encoding urease subunit alpha: protein MKIPRKQYASLYGPTTGDRVRLADTDLIIEVEEDRTVPGEEAVFGGGKTIRDGMGQSARATSASGQLDCVVTNALILDYTGVIKADIGIKDGRIVGIGKAGNSDLMPGVTPGMEIGPGTEAISGEGKIITAGGLDTHIHFICPQQCWEALSAGLTTMIGGGTGPSSGTSATTCTPGPWNIHRMLEASEGIPINLGFLGKGNASRPEGLNEQIEAGAIGLKLHEDWGTTPKAIDTCLSVADRYDVQVAIHTDTLNEAGYIEDTIKAIKGRAIHSFHTEGAGGGHAPDIIKICGEPNVLPSSTNPTMPFTINTMDEHLDMLIVCHNLNSRIPEDVAFAESRIRRETIAAEDILHDMGAISIMSSDSQAMGRIGEVITRTWQTAHKMKVQRGHLKPVSGRDSDQNDNFRARRYVAKYTINPAITHGIAHEVGSVEVGKIADLVIWKPEFFGVKPEMVLKNGFIAQAQMGDPNASIPTPEPTISRPMFGAFGRALTSTSFTFLSQAAIDHEIPKRLGLQRRVAAVKNCRNIGKRDLKLNDALPKMEVNPETYVVTADGVPLICEPAIVLPLAQRYQLF, encoded by the coding sequence GTGAAAATTCCACGCAAACAATATGCATCTCTGTATGGACCCACGACCGGCGACCGTGTCCGGCTTGCCGATACGGACTTGATCATCGAAGTCGAAGAAGACCGGACCGTCCCCGGAGAAGAAGCCGTTTTCGGCGGCGGAAAAACCATTCGTGATGGCATGGGGCAGTCTGCTCGTGCGACCAGCGCCAGCGGGCAGCTCGACTGTGTAGTCACGAACGCCCTCATCCTTGACTACACCGGCGTCATCAAGGCTGACATCGGCATTAAGGACGGCCGGATCGTCGGGATCGGTAAGGCGGGCAATTCGGATCTCATGCCGGGTGTGACTCCAGGTATGGAAATCGGCCCAGGAACGGAAGCGATTTCCGGCGAAGGCAAGATCATCACGGCTGGTGGACTGGATACGCACATCCATTTCATCTGCCCACAGCAATGTTGGGAGGCGTTATCGGCTGGTTTGACCACGATGATCGGTGGTGGAACGGGTCCTTCAAGCGGAACCAGTGCCACGACCTGTACGCCTGGCCCCTGGAACATCCATAGGATGTTGGAAGCCTCGGAAGGTATTCCCATCAATCTTGGGTTCTTAGGGAAGGGCAATGCCTCGCGTCCCGAGGGCTTGAACGAGCAGATTGAAGCAGGCGCGATCGGCTTGAAGCTGCACGAGGACTGGGGAACAACCCCCAAGGCCATCGATACCTGCTTGAGCGTGGCTGACCGCTACGATGTGCAGGTCGCCATCCACACCGATACACTCAATGAAGCCGGATATATCGAAGATACGATCAAGGCGATTAAGGGGCGAGCGATCCACAGTTTCCACACGGAAGGTGCGGGTGGTGGTCACGCGCCGGACATCATCAAGATTTGCGGAGAGCCGAATGTGCTGCCGTCTTCAACGAATCCCACGATGCCGTTTACGATCAACACGATGGACGAGCATCTGGACATGTTGATCGTGTGTCATAATCTCAACTCACGGATCCCGGAAGACGTCGCATTTGCTGAGTCCCGTATCCGACGTGAAACCATTGCCGCGGAAGACATCCTGCATGATATGGGTGCGATCAGCATCATGTCATCGGACTCACAGGCCATGGGTCGCATCGGAGAGGTCATCACGAGAACGTGGCAAACGGCGCATAAGATGAAGGTTCAGCGGGGACACCTCAAGCCGGTTAGTGGGAGAGACTCCGATCAGAACGATAATTTCCGTGCCAGGCGGTATGTGGCCAAGTATACGATCAATCCGGCCATTACACATGGTATTGCCCATGAAGTTGGTTCTGTAGAAGTCGGGAAAATAGCGGACCTGGTGATTTGGAAGCCGGAGTTCTTCGGGGTAAAACCCGAGATGGTCTTGAAAAATGGATTTATCGCACAGGCTCAGATGGGTGATCCGAATGCATCCATCCCAACACCGGAACCGACCATCAGTCGGCCGATGTTCGGCGCTTTTGGCCGTGCGTTAACGAGCACCAGCTTCACTTTCCTGTCACAGGCGGCTATAGATCATGAGATTCCAAAGCGGCTTGGTTTGCAGCGACG
- the urtA gene encoding urea ABC transporter substrate-binding protein, with product MDKTLPQDVPGIKKATATTEQTGSSRREFLGRSGRVAAGVGVAALLGNLGNYALSYAAGGPPIKIGILHSLSGTMAISEVSLRDVVLMAVEEINKAGGVMGRQVEAKVVDPASNWDLFAEKAKQLLLEDKVSVVFGCWTSVSRKSVLPVFEKNNGMLFYPVQYEGEECSRNVFYTGAAVNQQAAPAVEYLMSPEGGGYKKFYLLGTDYVYPRTTNKILRAMLLAKKVSAANIEEEYTPFHHQDYQTICGKIKKFAAGGGAAVISTINGDSNVPFYKEFGNQGLRAEDAPIMAFSVAEDELRGMDTSALVGHLAAWNYYQSVDTPQNKKFVTSFKAYCKKNNLPDGENRVTDDPMEAAYFGVYVWKQAVEKAGSIEVDKVRAAVYNQKFLAPGGEIMMDCCNQHTHKPVLIGEILKNGQFKVVHRSKGLVKPEPWSEYTNPEKGCDWISHQGTYQKK from the coding sequence ATGGACAAAACCCTGCCTCAAGATGTACCAGGCATCAAAAAAGCCACTGCCACTACGGAACAGACTGGGTCGTCGAGAAGAGAGTTTCTTGGACGGAGCGGGAGAGTCGCGGCCGGAGTCGGCGTGGCGGCGCTATTAGGGAACCTGGGCAACTATGCGCTGTCTTACGCGGCCGGTGGCCCACCGATTAAGATCGGGATCCTGCATTCCTTGAGCGGCACGATGGCGATCAGCGAAGTCTCGCTCCGCGATGTCGTCTTGATGGCGGTGGAGGAGATCAATAAGGCGGGCGGTGTGATGGGTCGGCAGGTTGAGGCCAAAGTCGTCGATCCGGCCTCGAATTGGGATCTCTTCGCAGAAAAGGCCAAGCAGTTACTCCTCGAAGATAAAGTCTCGGTGGTGTTCGGCTGCTGGACCTCAGTCAGCCGCAAATCGGTGCTGCCGGTCTTCGAAAAGAATAATGGGATGCTCTTCTATCCCGTCCAATACGAAGGCGAAGAGTGCTCCCGAAATGTGTTCTACACCGGGGCGGCCGTCAATCAGCAGGCGGCGCCGGCGGTCGAATACTTGATGAGTCCCGAAGGGGGCGGCTACAAGAAGTTCTACCTGCTCGGGACAGACTATGTCTATCCGCGCACGACCAACAAAATTCTTCGTGCGATGCTGTTGGCCAAGAAGGTCTCTGCCGCCAATATCGAGGAAGAATATACCCCGTTCCACCACCAGGACTATCAAACCATTTGCGGCAAGATTAAGAAGTTTGCCGCCGGTGGAGGGGCGGCGGTCATCAGTACCATCAACGGGGACAGCAATGTCCCGTTCTATAAGGAATTCGGCAACCAGGGCTTGCGTGCGGAAGATGCCCCGATCATGGCGTTCAGCGTGGCGGAAGACGAACTGCGCGGCATGGATACCAGTGCACTCGTCGGGCATTTGGCCGCCTGGAATTACTATCAGAGCGTGGACACGCCGCAGAACAAGAAGTTTGTGACGAGCTTCAAAGCCTATTGCAAGAAGAACAATCTGCCGGATGGCGAGAATCGGGTGACGGACGATCCGATGGAGGCGGCCTATTTCGGCGTGTATGTGTGGAAGCAGGCGGTTGAGAAGGCCGGCTCAATCGAAGTCGATAAGGTGCGTGCGGCGGTGTACAACCAGAAGTTCCTGGCACCGGGTGGGGAAATCATGATGGATTGCTGCAACCAGCATACCCACAAACCGGTGCTGATCGGTGAGATTTTGAAAAACGGCCAATTTAAGGTTGTTCACCGGTCCAAAGGGCTCGTCAAGCCTGAACCCTGGAGTGAGTATACGAACCCGGAAAAGGGTTGCGACTGGATCAGTCATCAAGGGACCTATCAAAAGAAATAA
- the urtB gene encoding urea ABC transporter permease subunit UrtB: MIGLDPVSKYVFTLALSAILPIGILSTSTLAADGVPSAALGLVSPANPIEQALIDIKSEDAAVRSAAAAFLIEKGDASLLPKLDEIRAEADRATRQAIKPVIDLLKNHANLTSEQADTRRSAAADLVGTGRPEATTWLEEAAAKEQVWWVKYTMEESAQLIQLRSEDHAVKLSAVKKLGELRSQNGLSALKELLEAGTQSGATEQQRALADSAQASIGQIDSWSWWAGAVETLFRGISLSSILLIMSLGLAIVFGLMGVINMAHGELMMVGAYATFVTQQAFIAWFSPESFDWYFPVALPVAFLSAALFGLVLEATVIRFLYGRLLETLLATWGVSLILMQAARVYFGDLTAVIAPQALRGGVQVMVGVYLPFNRIFIIILSIICVLGIYFLLFRSNLGVRVRAVTQNRNMSACLGIPTRKVDSYTFAFASGLAGIAGWALTMVGNVDPGLGQNYIVDAFMVVVTGGVGKLAGTIWASLGIGGLNKLIEPVSGAVYGKVFILVGVILFLQWRPQGLFAAKGRNADA, translated from the coding sequence GTGATAGGTCTGGACCCTGTCTCGAAATATGTCTTTACACTCGCTCTTTCGGCCATCCTCCCGATAGGTATTCTCTCCACGTCAACACTGGCTGCCGATGGGGTGCCCTCTGCCGCCTTAGGGTTGGTTTCGCCGGCCAATCCAATTGAACAAGCGCTCATTGATATCAAGAGTGAAGATGCGGCAGTCCGGAGCGCGGCGGCGGCATTTCTCATTGAAAAAGGAGATGCCAGTCTCCTGCCTAAACTCGATGAGATTCGTGCCGAGGCTGATCGGGCTACTCGGCAAGCCATTAAGCCGGTCATCGATCTGCTTAAGAACCATGCAAATCTGACCAGTGAACAGGCGGATACCAGACGCTCCGCCGCCGCAGATCTAGTGGGCACCGGCCGGCCGGAGGCCACTACATGGCTTGAAGAGGCTGCGGCAAAGGAACAGGTGTGGTGGGTCAAGTATACGATGGAGGAGTCTGCCCAGCTGATCCAGCTTCGGTCTGAGGATCATGCCGTCAAACTGTCAGCCGTCAAGAAACTCGGAGAACTCAGGAGTCAGAATGGGCTGTCGGCGCTCAAGGAATTGTTGGAAGCAGGAACGCAAAGTGGAGCTACCGAGCAACAGCGAGCCTTGGCGGATTCAGCCCAAGCGTCCATCGGACAAATCGATTCCTGGAGTTGGTGGGCAGGTGCCGTTGAAACATTGTTCCGAGGCATCAGCCTCAGCTCTATTCTCTTGATCATGTCTCTGGGGTTAGCCATCGTCTTCGGCTTGATGGGCGTCATCAACATGGCGCACGGCGAGTTAATGATGGTGGGAGCCTATGCCACGTTTGTGACCCAACAGGCGTTCATCGCCTGGTTTTCTCCAGAGAGCTTCGATTGGTATTTCCCCGTGGCCTTGCCCGTCGCGTTTTTGTCGGCTGCCCTGTTCGGATTAGTGCTGGAAGCCACCGTGATTCGTTTTCTCTATGGGCGACTGCTCGAAACTCTCTTGGCAACCTGGGGTGTGAGCTTAATCCTGATGCAGGCGGCTCGTGTGTACTTCGGTGATTTGACCGCTGTCATTGCCCCACAAGCCTTGCGAGGCGGAGTGCAAGTCATGGTTGGGGTGTATCTTCCCTTTAACCGAATTTTTATCATCATTCTGTCGATCATCTGTGTCCTCGGGATCTATTTCCTCTTGTTCCGATCCAATCTTGGGGTTCGCGTAAGAGCCGTCACACAAAATCGCAACATGAGTGCGTGTCTCGGTATTCCGACCAGAAAAGTCGATTCGTACACATTTGCCTTCGCGTCTGGATTGGCTGGTATCGCAGGGTGGGCGCTGACGATGGTGGGAAATGTCGATCCCGGACTCGGGCAGAACTATATCGTCGATGCTTTCATGGTCGTGGTGACGGGTGGAGTCGGAAAACTGGCCGGAACCATCTGGGCTTCGTTGGGAATCGGCGGGCTGAACAAATTGATTGAACCGGTCAGCGGAGCGGTCTATGGAAAAGTCTTTATCTTGGTGGGTGTGATTTTATTCCTGCAATGGCGACCGCAAGGCCTGTTTGCCGCGAAAGGACGCAACGCTGATGCCTGA
- the urtD gene encoding urea ABC transporter ATP-binding protein UrtD, with protein sequence MTDDNLILNCQNVVMDYDGFKALNNCNFSVHYNELRVVIGPNGAGKTTLLDVICGKTKPTSGKVLFGNGINLVGKNAEDITKLGVGRKFQAPSIYANLSVWQNLDLSVKRASKGVFPTLMGRSTPAERERIDETLETIGLMEHAHDRAGSLSHGQKQWLEIGMVILQDPSLLLVDEPVAGMSDKETEQTGQLLTKLSGKQAIVVIEHDMDFVRQIANIVTVLAEGTVVCEGTVETVQADEHVRAIYLGRAKVAH encoded by the coding sequence GTGACGGACGACAATCTGATTCTGAACTGCCAAAACGTCGTCATGGATTATGACGGATTCAAGGCGTTGAACAATTGCAACTTTAGCGTCCATTACAACGAGCTCCGTGTCGTGATTGGTCCCAACGGGGCCGGCAAGACCACCTTGCTGGATGTGATCTGTGGGAAAACCAAGCCGACGTCGGGCAAGGTCCTGTTCGGGAACGGGATCAATCTGGTCGGCAAGAATGCGGAGGACATCACGAAGCTCGGCGTGGGACGGAAGTTCCAAGCCCCATCCATCTATGCCAACTTGTCCGTGTGGCAGAATTTAGATTTGTCGGTCAAGCGAGCGAGCAAGGGCGTATTTCCGACCTTGATGGGACGGTCGACTCCTGCGGAACGTGAACGGATTGATGAGACGTTGGAAACCATTGGATTGATGGAGCATGCCCATGATCGCGCCGGTTCCTTATCGCACGGGCAGAAGCAATGGTTGGAGATCGGGATGGTGATCTTGCAGGATCCATCTCTCCTCCTCGTTGATGAGCCAGTGGCCGGCATGAGCGACAAGGAAACGGAGCAGACCGGTCAGTTACTGACGAAACTCTCGGGGAAACAAGCGATCGTCGTGATCGAGCATGACATGGACTTTGTGAGACAGATCGCGAACATCGTCACCGTGCTGGCTGAAGGGACGGTCGTGTGCGAAGGCACGGTCGAAACCGTGCAAGCGGATGAACACGTCCGCGCCATCTACCTTGGACGGGCAAAAGTCGCCCATTAG
- a CDS encoding urease subunit beta, which yields MKMNEPQVPGKDIGNEAASEKAGPSRRQFLANSGRVAAGVGAASFLSNSAHPGMVFAANESLITRVSGAGAAKQKKLQDATTRTREALAAAVKAELNAPIIPGEITTVGGDIEVFKGRETKDLTVKNLGDRPIQVGSHCHFFESNRALKFDREQAFGFRLAIPAGTAVRFEPGEEKKVALVALAGNRLAQGVNGLTEGLLDDPKVKAKAVGLAADRGFGKGGAR from the coding sequence ATGAAAATGAACGAGCCCCAAGTTCCTGGAAAGGATATTGGAAATGAAGCGGCTTCCGAGAAAGCTGGCCCGTCCCGGCGCCAGTTTCTCGCGAACAGCGGACGTGTGGCGGCTGGGGTTGGAGCGGCGTCGTTCCTCAGCAATTCAGCTCACCCTGGTATGGTGTTTGCCGCAAATGAATCCTTGATTACGAGGGTCAGTGGCGCGGGAGCGGCGAAGCAGAAGAAGCTCCAGGATGCAACCACGAGAACAAGGGAAGCGTTAGCTGCGGCAGTCAAGGCTGAGTTGAACGCTCCGATCATCCCTGGCGAAATAACGACGGTCGGCGGTGATATCGAGGTATTCAAGGGACGGGAAACGAAAGACCTGACAGTCAAGAATCTGGGTGATCGTCCAATACAAGTCGGTTCACACTGCCATTTCTTCGAGTCTAACCGCGCGCTCAAGTTTGACCGCGAGCAGGCCTTCGGGTTCCGGCTCGCCATTCCGGCCGGCACGGCAGTCCGCTTTGAGCCGGGCGAAGAAAAGAAGGTGGCGCTCGTGGCTCTTGCCGGTAACCGGCTGGCTCAGGGTGTGAATGGATTGACCGAAGGGTTGTTGGATGATCCGAAAGTCAAAGCCAAGGCTGTTGGACTCGCCGCTGATCGCGGATTTGGAAAAGGAGGCGCCCGGTGA
- the urtE gene encoding urea ABC transporter ATP-binding subunit UrtE, whose amino-acid sequence MVQDTKRVTLTLENVNAYYGESHILRNVSFTIDPGEVVCLMGRNGVGKTTTLKTLTGLLPVRGGKITFDGVEITHDRTDLRARQGLAYVPQGREIIPHLTVYQNLQLGYWNRPVISGDVSEKDAFDEVYQLFPKLTQILHRPGGVLSGGEQQQLAIGRAILSSPKLLLLDEPTEGIQPSIVDQIEDVIIGFKQSRRFAILLVEQGLHFAARLAEKYVIMAKGAVMAQGKSDELSADMVRQHLTV is encoded by the coding sequence ATGGTACAGGACACGAAACGGGTCACGCTGACGCTGGAGAACGTCAATGCCTACTACGGGGAAAGCCATATTCTCCGGAATGTGTCCTTTACGATTGACCCGGGTGAAGTCGTGTGTCTTATGGGGCGAAACGGGGTCGGCAAGACCACGACGCTGAAAACGCTGACCGGGTTGCTTCCCGTGCGGGGAGGCAAGATCACGTTCGATGGGGTGGAGATCACCCATGACCGGACGGATCTCCGGGCGCGACAAGGGTTGGCGTATGTTCCGCAGGGCCGTGAGATCATTCCGCATTTGACGGTGTACCAAAATCTGCAGCTCGGCTATTGGAATCGTCCGGTCATCAGCGGAGACGTCTCCGAAAAAGACGCGTTCGACGAGGTCTATCAGTTGTTCCCGAAGCTGACGCAGATTCTTCACCGGCCTGGGGGTGTGCTCAGTGGCGGTGAGCAGCAACAGCTGGCGATCGGGCGGGCCATCCTCTCAAGCCCTAAACTCTTGTTGCTGGATGAACCCACTGAAGGCATTCAGCCGTCGATCGTCGACCAAATCGAGGACGTCATCATCGGGTTCAAACAGTCGCGCCGGTTTGCCATTCTGTTGGTGGAGCAGGGCCTCCATTTTGCCGCGCGCCTGGCAGAGAAGTACGTCATTATGGCTAAAGGAGCGGTGATGGCGCAGGGCAAGAGCGACGAGCTGAGCGCCGATATGGTCAGGCAGCACCTCACGGTGTAA
- the urtC gene encoding urea ABC transporter permease subunit UrtC has product MPEPVVTHQNNRETLSFYVAGFVLLVVLPVLNVLPSEDSWLYLSDFRLNQFGKFLCFAILALGLDLIWGYCGVLSMGQGVFFGFGAYCMGMYLALQIGKESVYGSELPDFMVWTQVKELPFFWYPFKSFAGALLGAILVPVLFATIFGFLAFRSRIKGVYFAIITQALAFAAWLVFNRNETRLGGTNGLTDFKQLLGYRLSDPSTQRWLYIMTVLALGAAYLFCRWIVASRAGKVLIAIRDSESRVTFSGYTPWMFKLFVFVVAAGLAGLSGMLYVPQVGIITPAQIGVLPSLEVVIWVAVGGRGTLIGAILGAVAVNYGRSVLTNYFPEAWPFILGGLFVIVVTMFPDGLLGMIRKLTERKKTPAPLIKAEGSTAA; this is encoded by the coding sequence ATGCCTGAACCAGTGGTCACTCACCAAAACAACCGCGAAACGTTATCCTTTTATGTCGCAGGGTTCGTGTTGTTGGTCGTCTTGCCTGTATTGAATGTGTTGCCTAGCGAAGATTCCTGGCTCTATCTCTCGGACTTTCGATTGAATCAATTCGGCAAGTTTCTCTGTTTTGCCATTCTCGCGCTTGGGCTCGACCTGATCTGGGGCTATTGCGGTGTGCTCAGCATGGGCCAGGGTGTCTTTTTCGGGTTCGGCGCCTATTGCATGGGGATGTATCTGGCGCTGCAGATCGGGAAAGAGAGCGTCTATGGCAGTGAGCTCCCAGACTTCATGGTGTGGACGCAGGTCAAGGAACTGCCGTTTTTTTGGTATCCGTTCAAGAGTTTTGCCGGTGCTCTCTTGGGAGCGATTCTTGTTCCTGTCCTGTTCGCGACGATATTTGGGTTTCTCGCGTTTCGCAGCAGGATCAAGGGTGTGTACTTTGCCATTATCACGCAGGCCTTGGCGTTTGCGGCCTGGCTGGTGTTCAACCGGAATGAGACCAGACTTGGTGGAACCAACGGACTGACGGATTTCAAGCAGTTGTTGGGCTACCGGCTGTCCGATCCCTCGACGCAACGGTGGTTGTACATCATGACCGTGTTGGCCCTGGGCGCGGCCTATCTCTTCTGTCGATGGATTGTCGCATCACGAGCGGGGAAGGTGTTGATTGCCATACGAGATAGTGAATCACGTGTGACCTTTTCAGGATACACGCCCTGGATGTTCAAGCTGTTCGTGTTTGTCGTGGCAGCCGGGCTCGCGGGGCTATCAGGAATGCTCTATGTGCCGCAGGTCGGCATCATCACCCCGGCTCAGATCGGGGTCTTGCCGTCGCTGGAAGTGGTGATCTGGGTGGCGGTTGGTGGGCGCGGGACACTGATTGGGGCGATCTTGGGGGCGGTGGCCGTCAACTATGGCCGCAGTGTCTTAACGAACTATTTCCCGGAGGCCTGGCCGTTTATCCTCGGGGGGCTCTTTGTGATTGTGGTGACCATGTTTCCGGACGGGCTTCTCGGGATGATCAGGAAATTGACCGAGCGAAAAAAGACCCCAGCACCGTTGATCAAAGCGGAAGGGAGTACCGCAGCGTGA
- the scpB gene encoding SMC-Scp complex subunit ScpB, which produces MTPLTADAVDEMDVPDTEAVITAGTEDIVTVEEVNEAPHSEGFTDDRPQSMAELQGILEALLFISAEPLPATRLVAAIGTVSKGEIEEALHHLGRALDQEGRGVRLVAVAGGYRLVTKQDYASWVKRLDKAKTAAKLSRSALESLAIIAYKQPLVRGEIEEIRGVETSGVLRTLLERKLVRIVGRKEVPGRPIMYGTTKFFLEHFGLSDLSQLPPLREFKELGEAEQALLPMDGSDIQFADGEVQTIDAEAEPSMNGELQIAVPLEESLDPIPTSQS; this is translated from the coding sequence ATGACGCCACTGACGGCGGATGCGGTTGATGAGATGGATGTGCCGGACACCGAGGCTGTGATTACTGCGGGTACGGAAGATATCGTGACGGTGGAAGAGGTGAATGAAGCGCCGCATTCGGAGGGCTTCACTGATGATCGGCCCCAAAGTATGGCCGAGCTCCAAGGCATTCTGGAGGCACTGCTCTTCATCTCAGCCGAGCCGCTGCCCGCAACTCGCCTTGTCGCTGCGATCGGCACGGTCTCGAAGGGGGAAATCGAGGAGGCCTTGCACCATCTCGGCCGGGCGCTCGATCAAGAAGGGCGGGGCGTGCGATTGGTGGCGGTCGCTGGTGGCTATCGCCTTGTGACCAAACAGGATTATGCCTCGTGGGTGAAACGATTGGACAAGGCCAAGACGGCGGCAAAGCTGTCACGATCTGCATTGGAATCACTGGCCATCATCGCCTACAAACAGCCGTTGGTGCGGGGAGAGATTGAAGAAATCCGAGGCGTGGAAACCTCCGGCGTCTTGCGAACGCTGTTAGAGCGAAAGCTGGTGCGAATCGTCGGGCGCAAAGAAGTCCCAGGCCGGCCGATCATGTACGGGACGACCAAGTTCTTCCTTGAGCACTTTGGGTTGAGCGATCTCTCGCAATTGCCCCCCCTGCGTGAGTTCAAAGAGCTTGGCGAGGCCGAACAGGCACTCTTACCGATGGATGGTAGCGACATTCAGTTTGCAGATGGGGAGGTCCAGACGATCGATGCAGAGGCGGAACCGTCAATGAACGGTGAGCTGCAAATAGCTGTTCCTCTCGAGGAGAGTTTAGATCCGATCCCAACCTCTCAATCCTGA